One genomic window of Roseateles sp. DAIF2 includes the following:
- a CDS encoding GH36-type glycosyl hydrolase domain-containing protein: MLRRLIPDAPQTLYLMLDAAAGPLQPPIRAEIFGAQRFAEHARSLGETHRAGAASWHRTRFFPRLRANVRMLHAAQRYMVEPAGSGDTDSPAADWLLDNFHLIESQLQDIREALPRPYFRTLPVLQDEPLAGLPRIYGVAWAFVAHTDGAFDEDLLQQFLCAYQQTRELSLGEMWALPTNLRVVLVESLSRLAERLAAHKAAREAARLCYQRGDAWDMAAMDELLELLRRRGTDAVFLAQLWLSLQDGQGAERTGLRAWARRVLPDPAPLLAQQEREQTADNLSVSNAVGSLRRIAGADWPELISRSSALIGLLQGAPLFAAEHADTRDQSLHAIEHLARRSGRGEMAVARLLLDLMRRAAASADEPSAAPGYWLRDAGRPELLRALGLPNRASRWQPCVLPLYLGALTLLSLVLTGWLLRGQVLPAWAWPGAALLVLLPASEAVVALLHRLISESLRPVPLPRLALAGGIPADHRVLVVIPALLSDKPTIDALCRRLLLHQLANPEHEAQFALLGDWTDADAAALDADAPLLEHALAALAELNAGAEAQPGTSRFVLLQRERRYCITEQRWIGWERKRGKLEQLIAQLAGGPTGAFLDLGAASTLAPDIRYLVTLDSDTWLPPGTLRDLVGAAAHPANRPRLAADGRSVCGGFAILQPRLVMPLPAPVEATGYHRLFAGQAGIDPYSAAGSEIYQDLFGEGSYSGKGLLQVQAMHQLLGDRLPADQVLSHDLLEGALARCARLGDVALIEAPPAHPDVAAARLHRWMRGDWQLLPLLLQAARYPLGALNRWKLFDNLRRSLVAPAGLGLLLLSLAGQLMAPWVALILVMAAFCAGPTLGALAGLTSARVDLARRHFYKLALAELARALAGGLWQLAMLPGLAGLALDAVARTLYRLLFSRRHLLQWTTAAAVQSSLSTHPLALLRRHGRVPLLAVLLLLATSAAAYLLPAAALGLLWAGAPLWVAWAGRGRRPPRPLRAADREQLQGIALDTWGFFEHCIGPADRHLPPDNLQLLPVEVLAHRTSPTNIGLYLLSAACAQAFGWIAAAELVERLEATLASMAGLQRHRGHFLNWYDTQTGAALLPLYVSSVDSGNLCGHLLAVAQACRALAPEHADLGTRLLAIAARAEALAREADFAFLYHPRRHLLHIGYRVMEQQLDAACYDLLASESRLASLLAIAHGQLPVSHWTALGRPLHAVGTWACLRSWSGSMFEYLMPGLVLAEPWGSLLEESGRAALREQIDFARAHGLPWGISESAYAGRDQSLAYQYAPQGVPRLALRRSPPEELVIAPYATALAAQIAPDLACRNFSTLQALGARGRFGFIEALDFTPERQQTGEPCTPVATFMAHHQGMSLVALANVLLDGVAQRWAMANPHLQAVLSLLHERVPREIAHLRLPVLAGTPLAKQRPGPGQRRELRPGMSAVEPSHLLSNGRYRVALRPNGAGWSRWGMQDLTRWRDDALRDAWGHFFFLRPRPGAALVSLSQHPAPDNAADYRCVFHADRVCLTAGWSGLQTQLTVWVSPEDDLEFRQVELRNLGDEVLELELISVLEPTLAMAGADEAHPAFSNLFMRAEWLATQQALLFERRPRRAAEAGLLAAHFVAAAEPAPLAVRLQTQREHWLGRNRAPHEPVGDLMPPVAGELITGLDPICALALTLRIAPQAKALLTFATAAAGSAELLQAVIDKYRQPSHIERASLMSATLAGIQLRGLKIGAEHFAAVQSLSTALLLTLARPQREAPEMRSDRRLLWRFGLSGERPIVLVSAGAMQGLSLLRSLAQALRLWAWGGVACDLVVLNAEPASYQMSLQRELAALRERHQADAPEATAFVVLDASSLDASELETLHRLARLHFHADGRPFLRQVQAWTDWHEQALERREEGATTLVGRAVSARQATLAPVGRFERDSGEFRFNVGPGMRPPRPWINVLANPGFGAHLSESGGGGSWAQNSRLHALTAWSNDPVADPPSEHFLVQDLETRECWSVAPSAWGDGALRYRVAHGQGYSRITHDSGGLVLSATWCVDPVTALKQVQLLLRNHGKRRRRLRLIGLVEWQLGAGRGERADLATALYCQRLPVGRLQALLATRCEQAGGFGGATAFLALAPGEADEDADWSCDRRECFDARGRLQLPDHFGQQRAAGLDPCAALATRLNLAPGDSAERVFLLGHADSPAAARQLAAESALRPPGERLVLARAQWDELLNATTVSTPDPLFDALVNRWLLYQTVACRLWARAGFYQAGGATGFRDQLQDCLALSWAAPRLLREQILLCASRQYPEGDVQHWWHAPGGAGVRSHCSDDRLWLPWACIHYLRATGDAGLLGELCPFVEGAPVPEGAEDLYETPRASEGRASVYEHAARAVDCSLGVGVHGLPLIGGGDWNDGMNRVGHEGRGESVWLAWLLGRLVADFTPLAVARGEAARAQRWARAAAGWQAALEGPAWDGRWYRRAFFDDGSPLGAGANTEARIDLIAQAWSALSGLAPPERQQQAMAAVEAELVDPAAGLIRLLHPPLVSARPEAGYIQAYPAGVRENGGQYSHAGVWALMAQARLARHSLIGSGDCDLAYRYFCLLSPAHRSADPTQGAVYGLEPYVMAGDICSAQPYVGRGGWSWYTGAAAWLHRAALESIFGLRLEAESLSFAPCLPTQWPRAELSLRRAGRELRFVLLRGTPGETLALMESENAQLLRPGQVLAWPALRAPLSCFVMPLGD, translated from the coding sequence ATGCTGCGGCGCCTGATACCCGACGCGCCGCAGACGCTCTACCTGATGCTCGATGCAGCGGCCGGCCCTTTGCAACCGCCAATCCGGGCCGAAATCTTCGGTGCGCAGCGCTTTGCCGAGCATGCCCGCAGCCTGGGTGAGACACACCGCGCCGGCGCCGCGAGCTGGCATCGCACCCGCTTCTTTCCACGCCTGCGCGCCAATGTGCGCATGCTGCATGCGGCCCAGCGCTACATGGTCGAACCCGCCGGCAGCGGCGATACGGACAGTCCGGCGGCCGATTGGCTGCTGGACAATTTCCACCTGATCGAGTCCCAGCTCCAGGACATCCGCGAAGCCCTGCCGCGTCCCTATTTCCGCACATTGCCGGTACTGCAGGACGAGCCGCTGGCCGGCCTGCCGCGGATCTACGGCGTGGCCTGGGCCTTCGTCGCCCATACCGACGGGGCCTTTGACGAGGACCTGCTGCAGCAGTTTCTGTGCGCCTATCAGCAAACCCGTGAACTGAGCCTGGGCGAGATGTGGGCCTTGCCCACCAATCTGCGTGTGGTGCTGGTCGAGAGCCTGAGCCGGCTCGCGGAACGGCTGGCCGCCCACAAGGCCGCGCGCGAAGCGGCTCGCCTGTGCTACCAGCGCGGCGATGCCTGGGACATGGCGGCGATGGACGAGCTGCTGGAGCTGCTGCGGCGGCGTGGTACCGATGCGGTTTTCCTGGCTCAACTCTGGTTGAGCCTGCAGGACGGGCAGGGCGCCGAGCGCACCGGCCTGCGCGCCTGGGCGCGGCGCGTGCTCCCCGATCCGGCACCGCTGCTTGCCCAGCAGGAGCGAGAGCAGACCGCGGATAACCTCAGCGTCAGCAATGCGGTGGGTTCGCTGCGTCGCATTGCCGGTGCGGACTGGCCCGAGTTGATTTCGCGCAGCAGCGCGCTGATCGGGCTTCTGCAGGGCGCGCCGCTGTTCGCCGCCGAACATGCCGACACGCGCGATCAGAGCCTGCATGCGATCGAACATTTGGCGCGACGCAGTGGGCGCGGCGAGATGGCCGTGGCCAGGCTGTTGCTTGACCTGATGCGGCGTGCTGCCGCGTCAGCCGACGAGCCGTCCGCGGCGCCCGGCTACTGGTTGCGGGATGCCGGTCGGCCGGAGCTGCTGCGTGCTCTTGGCCTGCCTAACCGGGCGTCCCGCTGGCAGCCCTGTGTGCTGCCTCTGTATTTGGGGGCCCTGACGCTGCTGAGCCTCGTGCTCACGGGATGGCTGCTACGGGGGCAGGTCTTGCCTGCGTGGGCCTGGCCTGGCGCCGCGCTGCTGGTGCTGCTGCCGGCCTCCGAGGCGGTGGTGGCCCTGCTGCACCGACTGATCAGCGAGTCGCTGCGTCCCGTGCCCTTGCCACGGCTGGCGCTGGCCGGCGGCATTCCGGCGGACCACCGGGTCCTGGTGGTGATCCCGGCCTTGCTCAGCGACAAACCCACGATCGACGCGCTGTGTCGGCGCCTGTTGCTGCACCAACTGGCCAATCCGGAGCACGAAGCCCAGTTCGCCCTGCTGGGCGATTGGACCGACGCCGACGCCGCTGCGCTCGATGCCGATGCGCCGCTGCTCGAACATGCACTGGCGGCGCTGGCTGAGCTGAATGCCGGTGCTGAGGCACAGCCAGGCACATCGCGGTTCGTCTTGCTGCAGCGCGAGCGGCGCTACTGCATCACCGAGCAGCGCTGGATCGGCTGGGAGCGCAAGCGCGGCAAGCTGGAGCAGCTGATCGCCCAACTGGCCGGCGGGCCGACGGGGGCCTTCCTGGATCTGGGGGCCGCCTCGACCCTTGCCCCCGACATCCGCTATCTCGTCACGCTGGACAGCGACACCTGGCTGCCGCCCGGCACGCTGCGCGATCTGGTCGGGGCGGCGGCGCATCCGGCCAACCGGCCGCGTCTCGCGGCCGACGGGCGAAGCGTTTGCGGCGGTTTTGCCATCCTGCAGCCTCGCCTGGTCATGCCGCTGCCGGCACCGGTCGAGGCCACCGGCTATCACCGACTGTTTGCCGGCCAGGCCGGCATCGATCCCTATAGCGCCGCCGGCTCGGAGATCTACCAGGATCTGTTCGGCGAAGGCAGCTACAGCGGCAAGGGCTTGCTGCAGGTGCAGGCCATGCACCAGTTGCTGGGAGACCGGTTGCCCGCCGATCAGGTGCTGAGCCACGACCTGCTGGAGGGCGCACTGGCGCGTTGCGCGAGGCTTGGCGACGTGGCGCTGATCGAGGCGCCGCCGGCCCATCCCGATGTGGCTGCCGCCCGCCTGCACCGCTGGATGCGCGGCGACTGGCAGCTGCTGCCCCTGCTGCTGCAAGCGGCCCGCTATCCGCTGGGGGCGCTCAACCGCTGGAAGCTGTTCGACAATCTGCGCCGCTCGCTGGTAGCGCCCGCCGGCCTGGGCCTGCTGCTGCTCAGCTTGGCCGGCCAGCTGATGGCGCCCTGGGTGGCGCTGATCCTGGTGATGGCGGCCTTCTGCGCGGGCCCGACGCTGGGCGCGCTGGCGGGATTGACCTCGGCGCGGGTCGACCTGGCTCGACGCCATTTCTACAAGCTGGCGTTGGCGGAGCTGGCGCGCGCCCTGGCCGGAGGGCTGTGGCAACTGGCCATGCTGCCGGGCCTCGCGGGCTTGGCCTTGGATGCGGTGGCTCGCACGCTCTACCGGCTGCTCTTCAGCCGCCGCCATCTGCTGCAATGGACCACGGCCGCCGCGGTGCAGTCCTCCTTGTCCACGCATCCGCTCGCCTTGCTGCGCCGCCATGGACGTGTGCCGCTGCTGGCCGTGCTTCTGCTGCTGGCGACCAGCGCAGCGGCCTACCTGCTGCCGGCGGCAGCGCTCGGGCTGCTGTGGGCGGGTGCGCCGCTGTGGGTGGCCTGGGCCGGCCGGGGGCGGCGCCCGCCCAGGCCGCTGCGGGCCGCGGATCGCGAGCAGTTGCAAGGCATCGCACTCGACACCTGGGGCTTCTTCGAGCATTGCATCGGCCCTGCGGACCGCCATTTGCCACCGGACAACCTGCAGCTGTTGCCGGTCGAGGTGCTGGCGCATCGCACCTCGCCCACCAACATCGGCCTGTACCTGCTCAGCGCAGCCTGTGCACAGGCCTTCGGCTGGATCGCCGCCGCCGAACTGGTGGAGCGGCTGGAGGCCACTTTGGCCAGCATGGCCGGGCTGCAGCGTCATCGCGGGCATTTCCTCAACTGGTACGACACCCAGACGGGCGCGGCCCTGCTGCCGCTGTATGTCTCCAGCGTGGACAGCGGCAATCTTTGCGGTCATCTGCTCGCCGTGGCCCAGGCCTGCCGTGCCCTGGCGCCGGAACATGCCGACCTGGGGACCCGCCTGCTGGCCATCGCGGCGCGCGCCGAGGCCTTGGCGCGCGAGGCCGATTTCGCATTCCTCTATCACCCCAGGCGCCATCTGCTGCACATTGGCTATCGGGTCATGGAGCAGCAACTCGATGCGGCCTGCTACGACCTGCTGGCGTCGGAGTCGCGCCTGGCCAGCCTGCTGGCGATCGCGCATGGCCAGTTGCCGGTGAGCCATTGGACCGCGTTGGGCCGGCCCTTGCATGCGGTGGGCACATGGGCCTGCCTGCGCTCCTGGTCGGGCTCGATGTTCGAGTACCTGATGCCGGGACTGGTGCTGGCGGAACCGTGGGGCAGCCTGCTGGAAGAGTCGGGGCGCGCCGCGTTGCGCGAACAGATCGACTTTGCCCGGGCGCATGGGCTGCCCTGGGGCATCTCCGAGTCCGCCTACGCCGGACGCGATCAGAGCCTGGCCTACCAGTACGCGCCGCAAGGCGTGCCGCGCCTGGCGTTGCGGCGCAGTCCACCGGAAGAGCTGGTGATCGCACCCTATGCGACCGCCTTGGCGGCGCAGATTGCGCCGGATCTCGCGTGCCGCAATTTCTCGACGCTGCAGGCGCTGGGCGCGCGCGGCCGCTTCGGCTTCATCGAGGCGCTGGATTTCACGCCCGAACGCCAGCAGACCGGCGAACCCTGCACCCCGGTGGCCACCTTCATGGCGCATCACCAAGGCATGAGCCTGGTGGCCCTGGCCAATGTGCTGCTGGACGGGGTCGCCCAGCGCTGGGCCATGGCGAATCCGCATCTCCAAGCGGTGCTATCGCTGCTGCATGAGCGCGTGCCGCGCGAGATTGCTCATCTGCGCCTGCCGGTGCTTGCGGGGACGCCGCTGGCGAAGCAGCGCCCCGGGCCGGGCCAGCGGCGCGAGCTGCGGCCGGGCATGAGCGCGGTCGAACCCAGCCATCTGCTCTCCAATGGTCGATACCGTGTCGCGCTACGCCCCAACGGTGCCGGCTGGAGTCGCTGGGGCATGCAGGACCTGACCCGCTGGCGCGACGATGCATTGCGGGACGCCTGGGGGCATTTCTTCTTCCTGCGCCCGCGACCCGGCGCGGCCCTGGTTTCCTTGAGCCAGCATCCGGCGCCGGACAACGCGGCGGACTACCGCTGCGTCTTCCATGCCGACCGGGTCTGCCTGACTGCCGGCTGGTCTGGATTGCAAACCCAGCTGACGGTCTGGGTCAGCCCCGAGGACGATCTGGAGTTCCGCCAGGTGGAGCTGCGCAACCTGGGCGACGAGGTGCTGGAACTGGAACTGATCTCGGTGCTGGAACCCACCCTGGCGATGGCGGGTGCGGACGAGGCGCATCCGGCCTTCAGCAACCTATTCATGCGAGCCGAATGGCTGGCCACCCAGCAGGCTTTGCTGTTCGAGCGCCGGCCGCGCCGCGCCGCCGAGGCCGGCTTGCTGGCCGCGCATTTCGTCGCCGCCGCCGAACCGGCACCGCTGGCGGTCCGCCTGCAGACCCAGCGCGAGCATTGGTTGGGCCGCAACCGCGCGCCGCACGAGCCGGTCGGTGATTTGATGCCACCGGTGGCCGGTGAGCTGATCACCGGGCTGGATCCGATCTGCGCATTGGCGCTGACGCTGCGCATTGCGCCGCAGGCCAAGGCCTTGCTCACCTTTGCCACCGCGGCGGCCGGATCGGCTGAGCTGCTGCAGGCGGTGATCGACAAGTACCGCCAGCCCAGCCATATCGAACGCGCCTCGTTGATGTCGGCCACGCTGGCCGGCATCCAGTTGCGCGGGCTGAAGATCGGGGCCGAGCATTTCGCCGCGGTGCAGAGCCTCAGCACGGCGCTGCTGCTGACCCTGGCGCGCCCGCAGCGCGAGGCGCCCGAGATGCGCAGCGACCGGCGCCTGCTGTGGCGGTTCGGGCTTTCGGGCGAGCGGCCCATCGTGCTGGTCAGTGCCGGCGCGATGCAGGGCTTGAGCTTGCTGCGAAGCCTGGCCCAGGCCTTGCGTTTGTGGGCCTGGGGTGGGGTGGCCTGCGATCTGGTGGTGCTGAATGCCGAGCCGGCCTCCTACCAGATGAGTCTGCAGCGCGAGCTGGCCGCGCTGCGGGAGCGGCATCAGGCCGATGCCCCCGAGGCCACCGCCTTTGTCGTGCTCGATGCCAGCAGCCTCGATGCGAGCGAGCTGGAAACCTTGCACCGGCTGGCGCGCCTGCACTTCCATGCCGATGGCCGCCCGTTCCTGCGACAGGTCCAGGCCTGGACCGATTGGCACGAACAGGCGCTGGAGCGGCGCGAGGAGGGCGCGACCACGCTGGTCGGGCGGGCCGTGTCGGCGCGGCAAGCCACTCTGGCGCCGGTGGGGCGCTTCGAGCGGGACAGCGGCGAGTTCCGCTTCAACGTCGGTCCCGGCATGCGGCCGCCACGGCCCTGGATCAATGTGCTGGCGAACCCCGGTTTCGGCGCCCATCTGTCCGAAAGCGGCGGGGGCGGCAGTTGGGCGCAGAACAGCCGGCTGCATGCGCTGACCGCCTGGTCCAACGACCCGGTCGCCGACCCGCCTTCCGAGCATTTTCTGGTGCAGGACCTGGAGACGCGCGAATGCTGGAGCGTCGCCCCTTCGGCCTGGGGCGATGGTGCCTTGCGTTATCGCGTTGCCCATGGCCAGGGCTACAGCCGGATCACCCATGACAGCGGGGGGCTGGTGTTGAGCGCCACCTGGTGCGTCGATCCGGTGACGGCGCTCAAGCAGGTGCAGCTGCTGCTGAGAAACCATGGCAAGCGCAGGCGACGGCTGCGCCTGATAGGGCTGGTCGAATGGCAGCTGGGTGCCGGGCGTGGCGAGCGTGCCGACCTGGCAACGGCCCTGTACTGTCAGCGCCTGCCTGTCGGCCGATTGCAGGCGCTGCTGGCAACGCGCTGCGAGCAGGCGGGCGGTTTCGGCGGCGCCACCGCCTTTCTCGCGCTGGCGCCCGGCGAGGCGGATGAGGACGCCGACTGGAGCTGCGACCGGCGCGAGTGTTTTGATGCGCGTGGCCGATTGCAACTGCCGGATCATTTCGGGCAGCAGCGGGCGGCAGGCCTGGACCCCTGCGCTGCGCTGGCGACCCGCCTGAACCTGGCGCCGGGCGACTCCGCCGAGCGTGTGTTCTTGCTGGGCCATGCGGACAGTCCGGCCGCGGCACGACAGCTGGCGGCCGAATCGGCACTGCGGCCGCCGGGCGAGCGACTGGTTCTGGCGCGGGCGCAATGGGATGAGCTGCTGAATGCGACGACGGTATCGACGCCCGATCCGCTGTTCGATGCGCTGGTCAACCGCTGGCTGCTCTACCAGACCGTGGCCTGCCGGCTCTGGGCCCGGGCAGGCTTCTACCAGGCCGGCGGTGCCACCGGGTTCCGCGATCAGCTGCAGGATTGCCTGGCCCTGAGCTGGGCCGCGCCGCGTCTGCTGCGCGAGCAGATCCTGCTGTGCGCCTCGCGCCAGTATCCCGAAGGCGATGTTCAGCATTGGTGGCATGCCCCCGGCGGGGCCGGCGTGCGCAGCCATTGCTCCGACGACCGGCTGTGGTTGCCCTGGGCCTGCATCCACTACTTGCGCGCCACGGGTGACGCCGGGCTGCTGGGTGAGCTGTGCCCCTTTGTCGAGGGCGCGCCGGTGCCCGAAGGGGCGGAGGATCTGTACGAGACCCCCCGGGCCAGCGAGGGGCGCGCCAGCGTCTACGAGCATGCAGCGCGCGCGGTCGATTGCAGCCTGGGCGTGGGGGTGCATGGCCTGCCGCTGATCGGCGGCGGCGACTGGAACGATGGCATGAACCGGGTCGGCCATGAGGGGCGGGGCGAATCGGTCTGGCTTGCCTGGCTGCTGGGGCGCTTGGTGGCCGACTTCACGCCGCTGGCGGTGGCGCGCGGCGAGGCGGCGCGGGCCCAGCGCTGGGCGAGGGCGGCCGCGGGCTGGCAGGCGGCGCTTGAGGGACCGGCCTGGGATGGTCGCTGGTACCGGCGTGCCTTCTTCGACGATGGCAGCCCGCTGGGCGCTGGCGCCAACACCGAGGCGCGCATCGATCTGATTGCCCAGGCCTGGTCCGCGCTGTCGGGCTTGGCGCCGCCGGAGCGCCAGCAGCAGGCCATGGCCGCGGTGGAGGCCGAACTGGTCGACCCCGCGGCCGGCTTGATACGGCTGCTGCATCCGCCCCTGGTCTCGGCGCGACCCGAAGCCGGCTACATCCAGGCCTATCCCGCCGGCGTGCGCGAGAACGGCGGGCAGTACAGCCACGCCGGGGTCTGGGCCCTGATGGCCCAGGCACGGCTGGCTCGGCACAGCCTGATCGGCAGCGGCGATTGCGATCTGGCCTATCGCTATTTCTGCCTGCTGAGCCCGGCGCATCGCAGCGCCGATCCGACCCAGGGCGCGGTCTACGGGCTGGAGCCCTATGTCATGGCGGGTGACATCTGCAGCGCCCAGCCCTATGTGGGCAGAGGCGGGTGGAGCTGGTACACGGGCGCGGCGGCATGGCTGCACCGAGCCGCCTTGGAGTCGATTTTTGGCCTGCGCCTGGAAGCCGAATCGTTGAGCTTCGCGCCCTGCCTGCCGACGCAATGGCCGCGCGCCGAGCTGAGCCTGCGCAGGGCGGGGCGGGAACTGCGTTTCGTCCTGCTGCGAGGCACGCCCGGCGAGACGCTGGCGCTGATGGAGAGCGAGAACGCGCAGCTGCTGCGCCCCGGCCAGGTGCTGGCCTGGCCGGCCTTGCGGGCACCGCTGAGCTGCTTCGTGATGCCGCTGGGTGACTGA
- a CDS encoding sterol desaturase family protein has protein sequence MNFFFLEHSRWAYRADIGLYGVAVLLLGLRLLFESSGIDVPILLALVLLGLLGWSLLEYVLHRFVLHGLQPFAAWHADHHRRPTALICAPTLLSGGLIGLLVFLPALLLLGAWNAQALTLGVLSGYLVYTLIHHATHHWRADSNAWLLRRKRWHARHHGHAAPRCYGVSSGFWDHVFGSAPRRGMD, from the coding sequence ATGAACTTCTTCTTCCTCGAACACAGCCGCTGGGCCTATCGTGCCGACATCGGGCTTTACGGTGTCGCGGTGCTGCTGCTCGGGCTGCGCTTGCTGTTCGAGAGCTCGGGCATCGACGTCCCGATCCTGCTCGCCCTGGTGCTGCTGGGCCTGCTCGGCTGGAGCCTGCTGGAATATGTGCTGCACCGTTTTGTGCTGCATGGGCTGCAACCCTTTGCTGCCTGGCATGCCGATCATCACCGGCGCCCGACGGCGCTGATCTGCGCCCCGACCCTGCTCAGCGGCGGCTTGATCGGCCTGCTGGTGTTCCTGCCAGCCCTGTTGCTGCTCGGCGCCTGGAACGCCCAGGCCCTGACCCTCGGTGTGCTGAGCGGCTACCTGGTCTATACCCTGATCCATCATGCCACTCATCACTGGCGGGCCGACAGCAACGCGTGGCTGCTGAGGCGCAAGCGCTGGCATGCCCGACACCACGGCCACGCCGCGCCGCGCTGCTATGGCGTCAGCAGCGGCTTCTGGGACCATGTGTTCGGCAGTGCGCCGCGGCGGGGGATGGACTGA
- a CDS encoding Crp/Fnr family transcriptional regulator, which translates to MISTEDLRSNQLLALLSPEERAHWSPQLEVVDMPLGRVLYESGRPQSHVYFPTTAIVSLLYVLENGASAEIAVVGNEGLVGIALFMGGETTPSRAVVQSAGLGLRLRAQAMKDEFNRAGPVMHLLLRYTQALITQMAQTAVCNRHHSLDQQLCRWLLLSLDRLQGSELVMTQELIANMLGVRREGVTESALKLQAAGLIRYARGHITVLDRAGLEARACECYAVVRQEYARLLPASAG; encoded by the coding sequence GTGATATCGACAGAGGACCTGCGCAGCAATCAACTGCTCGCCCTGCTATCGCCCGAAGAGCGGGCGCATTGGTCGCCCCAGCTGGAAGTGGTCGACATGCCGCTGGGCCGGGTGCTGTACGAGTCCGGCCGGCCGCAAAGCCATGTGTACTTCCCGACCACCGCCATCGTCTCCCTGCTGTATGTGCTGGAGAACGGTGCCTCGGCCGAGATCGCGGTGGTCGGCAACGAAGGCTTGGTCGGCATCGCGCTGTTCATGGGCGGTGAGACCACACCCAGCCGTGCCGTCGTGCAGAGCGCCGGCCTTGGCTTGCGGCTGCGCGCGCAGGCCATGAAGGACGAGTTCAATCGCGCGGGCCCGGTGATGCATCTGCTGCTGCGCTACACCCAGGCCCTGATCACCCAGATGGCGCAGACCGCGGTGTGCAACCGCCACCATTCGCTGGACCAGCAGCTGTGCCGCTGGCTGCTGCTGAGCCTGGACCGGCTGCAGGGCAGCGAGCTGGTGATGACCCAGGAGCTGATCGCCAATATGCTGGGCGTGCGCCGCGAGGGCGTGACCGAGAGCGCGCTGAAGCTGCAGGCCGCCGGGCTGATCCGCTATGCCCGCGGCCACATCACCGTGCTGGACCGCGCCGGCCTGGAGGCGCGCGCCTGCGAATGCTATGCCGTGGTGCGTCAGGAGTACGCACGGCTGCTGCCCGCAAGCGCCGGCTGA
- a CDS encoding Crp/Fnr family transcriptional regulator has translation MIDRLPRPDRLRLLAACERVPLRPSQILCRSGQVIRHAYFPIGGLISLLTRDDEQPSIEVGMVGREGMLGMSLVLGVGRAPLGAMVQGAGEAWRLAAPALKRELLLSAALRRCLNRYIAISMAGFATSVGCQHAHLLAPRLARWLLMSLDRASGRELLVTQSWIARMLGVRREGVTEIALKLQAAGLIRYARGHITVLDRGGLESRSCGCYAASRLEYERLLPGLAPASAPLPPAIPG, from the coding sequence TTGATCGATCGGCTGCCGCGCCCCGACCGGCTGCGCCTGCTGGCCGCCTGCGAGCGGGTCCCGCTGCGGCCCTCGCAGATCCTGTGCCGCTCGGGCCAGGTGATCCGCCATGCCTACTTTCCCATCGGCGGCCTGATCTCCTTGCTGACCCGCGATGACGAGCAGCCCTCTATCGAAGTCGGCATGGTGGGCCGCGAGGGCATGTTGGGCATGTCCTTGGTGTTGGGCGTGGGCCGTGCGCCGCTTGGCGCCATGGTGCAGGGCGCGGGCGAGGCCTGGCGCCTGGCCGCCCCGGCGCTCAAGCGCGAGCTGCTGCTCAGCGCGGCGCTGCGGCGCTGCCTGAACCGCTATATCGCCATCTCCATGGCCGGCTTCGCGACCTCGGTCGGATGCCAGCATGCCCATCTGCTGGCCCCTCGCCTGGCGCGCTGGCTGCTGATGAGCCTGGACCGGGCCTCGGGGCGCGAGCTGCTGGTGACGCAAAGCTGGATTGCCCGCATGCTGGGCGTGCGCCGCGAGGGCGTCACGGAGATCGCCTTGAAGCTGCAGGCCGCCGGCCTGATCCGCTACGCCCGAGGACATATCACGGTGCTGGATCGCGGCGGTCTGGAGTCGCGGAGCTGCGGATGTTATGCGGCCAGCCGGCTGGAGTATGAGCGGCTGCTGCCCGGCCTGGCGCCAGCCAGCGCGCCGCTGCCGCCTGCGATCCCGGGCTAG
- a CDS encoding GGDEF domain-containing protein: MTASLPGGADERSPQVWQSLLSGIHTQLQASASACGCAQSEENTPAPALMHERLRQCLDALAQLQPLLDREFERLHQMERLAREAQAALTSARAELACTQDGERRARHLALHDALTALPNRRFFIERLTHATALLEAGEPARLAVIYLDLDDFKPVNDAYGHDIGDEMLKVVARRLDRRVRSEDMVSRLGGDEFACLRCGPVSRPELSRLARKLYETIAAPMQIGNLRLRVRPSIGIAVHPADGSTAATLMRSADAAMYAAKRSRAGHVFFAKAGEMRRDAMHADAPAPQRDPDDRAAGAVPA, from the coding sequence ATGACTGCCTCCTTGCCCGGCGGTGCCGATGAGCGCTCGCCGCAGGTCTGGCAATCGCTGCTGTCGGGCATCCACACCCAGCTGCAGGCGAGCGCGAGCGCCTGTGGCTGCGCTCAGAGCGAAGAGAACACCCCGGCGCCAGCCCTGATGCACGAGCGGCTGCGGCAATGCCTAGACGCCTTGGCGCAGCTGCAGCCCTTGCTGGATCGCGAGTTCGAGCGCCTCCACCAGATGGAGCGGCTGGCCCGGGAGGCGCAGGCGGCGCTGACCTCGGCCCGCGCGGAACTGGCCTGCACCCAGGATGGCGAGCGCAGGGCACGGCACCTGGCCCTGCATGACGCCTTGACCGCCTTGCCGAACCGCCGCTTCTTCATCGAACGCCTGACCCATGCGACCGCGCTCCTGGAGGCGGGCGAGCCAGCGCGGCTGGCCGTCATCTATCTGGACCTGGACGACTTCAAGCCCGTCAATGACGCCTATGGCCACGACATCGGCGATGAAATGCTCAAGGTGGTGGCGCGCCGGCTGGACCGCCGGGTGCGCAGCGAAGACATGGTGAGCCGGCTCGGTGGCGACGAGTTCGCCTGCCTGCGCTGCGGGCCGGTGAGTCGGCCCGAGCTCAGCCGGCTGGCGCGCAAGCTCTACGAGACCATCGCCGCACCCATGCAGATCGGGAACCTGCGCCTGCGCGTGCGGCCCAGCATCGGGATTGCCGTCCACCCCGCCGACGGCAGCACCGCCGCCACCTTGATGCGCAGCGCCGACGCGGCGATGTACGCGGCCAAACGCTCGAGGGCCGGCCATGTGTTCTTTGCCAAGGCGGGCGAGATGCGGAGGGACGCCATGCATGCCGACGCACCGGCCCCGCAGCGCGATCCCGATGACCGTGCCGCCGGCGCGGTCCCGGCCTGA